In a single window of the Cucumis melo cultivar AY chromosome 11, USDA_Cmelo_AY_1.0, whole genome shotgun sequence genome:
- the LOC127143970 gene encoding pectinesterase inhibitor-like, with product MANNSCLIIVSLIGVLLFPNNVASSTDVVSIICQKTSNPPFCSSVLKVAGTTDLKDLAVYTLNFAHTNARKSLTLASSLAKTTLNPQLKQRYSTCAESYDEAIVDIENAQKDLALGDFNGVNIVTSGAMIGIDDCQDKLAQPPKDTSLLLKNGKTLNDICNIILVISNLL from the coding sequence atggcCAATAACTCTTGTCTCATTATTGTCTCTCTCATTGGAGTTCTTTTGTTCCCTAACAACGTGGCATCATCTACTGATGTCGTTTCCATCATCTGTCAAAAAACCTCAAATCCACCATTTTGTTCAAGTGTGTTGAAAGTTGCAGGCACTACAGATTTAAAAGACTTGGCTGTATACACCTTAAACTTCGCCCATACAAATGCTCGCAAGTCTTTGACCCTAGCCAGCTCACTAGCAAAAACCACCCTCAATCCTCAACTTAAGCAACGATATTCGACTTGTGCTGAGAGCTATGACGAAGCTATTGTTGATattgaaaatgcccaaaaagACTTGGCACTTGGTGACTTTAACGGTGTCAATATTGTAACTTCTGGTGCTATGATAGGGATTGACGATTGCCAAGATAAGTTGGCGCAACCACCAAAGGATACGTCGTTGCTTTTGAAGAATGGCAAGACTCTAAATGATATATGCaacattattttggttatatccaaTCTTCTTTGA